The nucleotide window CGGCTCGGGTTCACTGAGGTTCTTGACAGTCTCCCAGAGTTTTCTGAACTTGACTAGGGAACCCATTATGGGGTGGGCTCTTAGCTGAGCAGGCGATAGTGGAGCAGGCTTGCCGGAGTCGTCGGTGGAAGAGGTCAGGAGCATAAAATACATGCCGATCGTACCAAGGTAAGCGGACAGAGCGCGGAACTTGACGACGGTAACCGGTGCGAATTCCGGAGCATTTTCGGAGTCATCGTTGGCATTGAAGCTTTGGGCGGCCTTGGCGAGGGCCTGATGCGTGGACTGGAGGTCGGCAAAGTCTTTCGCTAGGGGCTCGAACTCGGGATATCTGGACTTGAGTATCTTCAATTTCTCCTCTTCGCTCATATCTTCCGTAATCTCCAATTGCGGGAGAACCTCTGTCACCTCACCGCCATCCTCTGCATCCTTCTGGTCCTTGCCGGATTCGACCCATTCAGATTCGTCGAAGCCGAAGTCTTCCTCACTGATGGCCTGCAGATGCTTCTGCTGAAGTCGCttagcttcctcctcctcttcaagaGCGTCTGCTTCCGTTTCGATCTGATCCGCACTGTAAAGATCCTTCTTGGAAGAGCCCCAAGCGGCGAtaccttcttcgtcgtcttcagaTCCCGGACTGCCGCCGCGCTTCGACTTGGATTTTGACTGAGCACCATTCATTTCGTCCTCATCATAGTCATCGCCTTCGTCAaagtcttcctcgtcatcaatATCTagatcatcctcgtcgtcctcgtcatcgtatCCCATGATTTCTTCGTCCGATGCCTGGAGAAGCTCCTCTAGAAGCGTAACCCGTTAGTTAAACATACCCACAGCATGCGCTTTGTGCAACCAACCTTCCTCAGCCACCCTCCGACGTCTCTTTGCTTCCGGCGCCTCTTCCAGCAAGATCTGGTCGCGACCGGTCTGGAACTCATCCTCCGAATCATCGAATCGCTCCTCAATGTGGAATTTGGACGGGCCATGCTTGTCCGCCTTGGGGGCCGCAGGGCGACCGCCagcctttctctttttacCCATGATAAATTGTGTATGAGGGAGTGAGAGGTAGAATTGCTAGTACGGACCAAATCCTCCGCAGCGAATCGATAAACTTTCGCAATAAAAATTTGGGAGGGACACTCTCACCGCCCGGCAGACACTAGTCCCCAATTGGGTGTTTGCACCGTTTGGTGGGCCCATGTTCCGCGGAGGATCGCGCCTTCCTATCTGGAACTGTTCCTATCATCTTACCCAAAAAGCAACAAGAATAccgcttccttctctcctcatcgGCCATTGTCCCAAAACAGGAAGCATCGAACAGTCCCAGACAtctgttttttctttcctcttccccaaagccttttctctttctcctttccTATGCATCCTCTGATACCCACCATCTTTTACGACTCTTCCCCGACGACGCTGGGAATTTATACCATTCTTTGCGGACTATTCCTATACTCTGCTAGCAAAATGTTCGGATTCGGTCGTAACCAGTTCGTCGTTCAGGGCAGGGTATGTTTCCATTGTTCCTCTAACTTCATGCCCGTGGCATAGTCGGTTAACCTCTTCTTTAGACCGTTGTTATCACGGGAGGTTCGGAGGGGATGGGCAAGGCCGTGGCTTGCCAGCTTGCAGAGAAGGGTGCCAATGTTGTGCTCGTCGCACGCACGGAGTCGAAGCTCCAGGATGCCGTTGAGACTGTCAAGGTAAGTTGACGTTTGGTCTCAGGGTGAACTTCAGCTAATTCATAATGTTCTTAAAGGGTGCCGCGGCTGAAGCCGAGCGGCAGAGATTCCACTACATCTGTGCAGATCTGACCAATGCTGCCGAGTGTGACCGTGTCATGGCCGAAGTCACCGAATGGAACGACGGACAATCCCCCGATATCGTATGGTGCTGTGCGGGATACTGCAGTCCCGGCTTCTTTGCAGAGACCCCGGTTCAGACATTGAGGGATCAAATGGATACGGTGTACTGGACAGCTGCCAACACTGCTCATGCAATCTTGAGACGGTGGCTTGTACCCATTACTCCCAGCCAGCAAATACCGCTACCTCCTAGAcacctcatcttcacatGCTCTACCCTCGCATTTGTGCCCATTGCTGGTTATGCCCCTTACTCGCCTGCCAAAGCTGCGATTCGCTCCTTGTCTGATACTCTCAGCCAAGAAATTGAGATGTACAACGGTTCTCGCGCCGACAAGTGCCGCTCAGAAGCTCCAGCTACGGACGTCAAGATCCATACCGTCTTCCCCATGGGCATTCTCAGCCCTGGATTCGACAACGAACAGAAGCTCAAGCCGGATTTGACCAAGAAGCTGGAGGCTGCTGATAAACCACAGACACCTAGGGAAGTTGCAAACATTGCGATCAAGGCCCTGGAGAGGGGTGAGTACATGATCACCACGATGTTCGTTGGCGATGTTATGAAGGGATCAGCGCTCGGAGGCAGCCAGCGGAACTCCTTCATTAAGGATACGTTCACTGGCTGGCTCAGCAACTTGTTGTTCTTGCATGTGAGCCCCGATCT belongs to Aspergillus luchuensis IFO 4308 DNA, chromosome 3, nearly complete sequence and includes:
- a CDS encoding something about silencing 10 family protein (BUSCO:EOG09264BOA;~COG:B;~EggNog:ENOG410PG6U;~InterPro:IPR007146,IPR018972;~PFAM:PF04000,PF09368) is translated as MGKKRKAGGRPAAPKADKHGPSKFHIEERFDDSEDEFQTGRDQILLEEAPEAKRRRRVAEEEELLQASDEEIMGYDDEDDEDDLDIDDEEDFDEGDDYDEDEMNGAQSKSKSKRGGSPGSEDDEEGIAAWGSSKKDLYSADQIETEADALEEEEEAKRLQQKHLQAISEEDFGFDESEWVESGKDQKDAEDGGEVTEVLPQLEITEDMSEEEKLKILKSRYPEFEPLAKDFADLQSTHQALAKAAQSFNANDDSENAPEFAPVTVVKFRALSAYLGTIGMYFMLLTSSTDDSGKPAPLSPAQLRAHPIMGSLVKFRKLWETVKNLSEPEPEASEAEDDSEVDEIMADAPTPKQKSKKGEEQTSKKNKKKAEKVSKAQRAAEAAQAEAEARRAERLRQTEANLADLSKLVSGSSKKRAAQKTKSTKEADDSDFGDEDALTAKEAEEKAKQKRSLRFYTSQLAQKANKRNAAGRDAGGDADLPYRERLRDRQARLNAEAERRGKQKLKDSEQLGGDSDEEDHRVAKQLRGDEGSDDDDYYDMVAARGKQRKDDKKARAEAYAAAAREGGHVEIQEEVGPDGKRAITYQIEKNKGLAPKRSKDSRNPRVKKRKRFEEKKKKLGSIRQVYKGGEGRGGYGGELTGIKKNVVKSVKL
- the ksrA gene encoding 3-dehydrosphinganine reductase (COG:Q;~EggNog:ENOG410PIJ0;~InterPro:IPR036291,IPR002347;~PFAM:PF08659,PF00106,PF13561;~TransMembrane:2 (o12-31i193-211o);~go_process: GO:0055114 - oxidation-reduction process [Evidence IEA]) → MHPLIPTIFYDSSPTTLGIYTILCGLFLYSASKMFGFGRNQFVVQGRTVVITGGSEGMGKAVACQLAEKGANVVLVARTESKLQDAVETVKGAAAEAERQRFHYICADLTNAAECDRVMAEVTEWNDGQSPDIVWCCAGYCSPGFFAETPVQTLRDQMDTVYWTAANTAHAILRRWLVPITPSQQIPLPPRHLIFTCSTLAFVPIAGYAPYSPAKAAIRSLSDTLSQEIEMYNGSRADKCRSEAPATDVKIHTVFPMGILSPGFDNEQKLKPDLTKKLEAADKPQTPREVANIAIKALERGEYMITTMFVGDVMKGSALGGSQRNSFIKDTFTGWLSNLLFLHVSPDLRRQAWSWGEKHGVPGRRRE